Part of the Betaproteobacteria bacterium genome, GGCAGCCGTGTAACCGCCGGGCCCGGCTCCGATCACTGCAACATCAAAGGTCTTAGCCATGATTGCACATTAGCTCCGTGAACCGCAAAGGCGCAAAGGCGCGAAGGAAACGCAAAGGAGGAATTGATAAGAGACAGATATCGCATCGCGGCTCAATGTTCTCCGACACACGATGGTGACTTTCTGATCGATTTCGCTTTCCTTTGCGTGCTCTTCTTTGCGACTTTGCGCCTTTGCGGTGAGAATTTGTCAGAGTTCCAGCAGCAAGCGCGCCGGATCTTCGAGCGCCTCCTTGACGGCCACAAGGAAAAGCACCGCCTCGCGGCCGTCGATGATGCGGTGATCGTAGGACAGTGCGAGATAATTCATCGGGCGGATGACGATCTGTCCGTTCTCCACAACCGGACGGTCTTTGGTCGCATGCACGCCCAGGATTGCGCTTTGGGGCGGATTGATGATGGGGGTCGACAACATGGAGCCGAACACGCCGCCGTTGGAAATCGAGAAGGTGCCGCCCGTGAGCTCCTCGATGGTGAGCTTGCCGTCCTGGGCTCGTTTGCCGAAATCGGAAATCTGTTTCTCGACATCGGCAAAGGAAAGCTGATCGCAGTTGCGCAGGATGGGCACCACCAGTCCGCGCGGACTGCCTACTGCGATGCCCACGTCGAAATAGCCGTGATAGACGATATCGGTGCCATCCACCGAGGCGTTCACCACGGGGAACTTCTTCAGCGCGTGGACGGCCGCCTTTACAAAAAAGGACATGAAGCCGAGCTTGACACCGTGCTCCTTCTCGAACTTATCCTTGTGGCGATTGCGCAGGTCCATGACCGGCTGCATGTTGATTTCGTTGAACGTAGTCAGGATCGCAGCGGTGGATTGCGATTCCACCAGCCTCTGGGCGACGCGCTGGCGCAGGCGCGACATGGCCACGCGCTGCTCAGGTCGATCACCCAGCACGCGATCGATATTCACCGGCGATGGCAGAGGCGCCGGAGGTTTCGCCGCGGGGGCCGGCGCCTGCAACTGGTTCGTCACGTCTTCCTTGGTGACGCGGCCGCCGCGGCCGGTGCCGCTGACCTGCGAAGTGTCGAGAGTGTTGTCGGCGGCGATTTTCTTCGCCGAGGGCATGACCGCCGGCGGCTCAGCCTTCGCTGCGGGCGCATCCGCGGCCTTGGGCGGACTCGCGGCAGCAGCCGTCGCCGCTGCACCG contains:
- the odhB gene encoding 2-oxoglutarate dehydrogenase complex dihydrolipoyllysine-residue succinyltransferase, which codes for MLVEVKVPALSESVAEATLLSWHKKQGEFVKRDENLIDIETDKVVLELPAPASGVLSKVIKGDGGTVASNEVIATIDTDAKAPAGAAATAAAASPPKAADAPAAKAEPPAVMPSAKKIAADNTLDTSQVSGTGRGGRVTKEDVTNQLQAPAPAAKPPAPLPSPVNIDRVLGDRPEQRVAMSRLRQRVAQRLVESQSTAAILTTFNEINMQPVMDLRNRHKDKFEKEHGVKLGFMSFFVKAAVHALKKFPVVNASVDGTDIVYHGYFDVGIAVGSPRGLVVPILRNCDQLSFADVEKQISDFGKRAQDGKLTIEELTGGTFSISNGGVFGSMLSTPIINPPQSAILGVHATKDRPVVENGQIVIRPMNYLALSYDHRIIDGREAVLFLVAVKEALEDPARLLLEL